A region of the Deinococcus aquiradiocola genome:
TCATGACTTATCCCCAGGATGCAGAAGTTATCCACACCCTAATGTGGATAAAAGTGCCCGCCTGTGGACAAAAATCTGACCGGTCGCTGACATCAATTCTGAAGACTGAATAAAGATCCAGGGGTACGGCACAGCAAGGTCACAGTCAAAAGGGGACGCCCGGTCAGCTGACCGGGCGTCCCTCTTTCAATCTTCAGATCGACCTTCAGGCGAGGTCGGCGCCGTTCAGATGCTGCGGCCGGACTCGCGCAGCTTCTCGACGCGGATCATGTTGGTGGTGCCCTGCACGCCGAACGGCACGCCCGCCGTGATCACGTAGCGGTCGCCGACGTCCGCGAGCTGGCTGCGCTTGAGTTCCTGGTTGGCGATGCGGACCATGTCGTCCGTGTCGCGCGGGTCCTCGCTGAGCATCGGCACGACGCCCCAGGCGAGCGCCAACTGGTTGCGGGTCTGCTCGTTGGGCGTGAGGGCCAGGATGGCGAGCTTGGGGCGGTTCTTGGAGATGCGGGCCGCCGCGCCGCCCGTCTTCGTGAAGCTCACGATGACCGGCACGCTCAGGCCCTCGCCGATGTTGCAGGCGGCCTGCGCGATGGCGTCCTGCGCGAGGCTGGTGTCGATCTCCTGCGCCTGCAGCAGCTTGTACTCGGTGCTGGCCTCCACTTCACGTGCGATGCGGTCCATCATGGCGACCGCCTCGATAGGGTACATGCCGGCGGCACTCTCGGCGGAGAGCATCACGGCGTCCGTGCCGTCGAAGATGGCGTTCGCCACGTCGCTCGCCTCGGCGCGGGTGGGGCGGGGGAGCGTCACCATGCTCTCCAGCATCTGCGTGGCCGTGATGACGGGCTTGCCGACCTCGCGACACGCGCGGATCAGGCGCTTCTGGATGACGGGCACCTGCTCGGCGCGCATCTCGACGCCCAGGTCGCCGCGCGCGACCATGATGCCGTCCACTTCCTTCAGGATGTCCTCGAAACGGTCCACCGCCTGCGGCTTCTCGATCTTGGCCATCAGTTTGGCCTTGCTGCCGTACCGCGACAGGTAGTGCCGCGCGAGGAGCAGGTCGTCGCGGGAGCGCACGAAGCTGAGCGCCACCCAGTCCACGCCGAGTTCCGCGCCGAAGGCCATGTCCTCCACGTCCTTGTCGGACATGGCGGGCACGCTCAGTTCGGCCTGCGGGACGTTGATGCCCTTGTTGTTCTTGAGGACGCCGCCCACCACGACCGTCGTGTGGATGTCGTTGCCCTTCACGCTCTCCACGCGCAGCGCCATGTTGCCGTCGTCGAGCAGCAGGTCCATGCCGGGGTACACGTCGCCCGCGAGGCCCTTGTAGGTGCTGCCGACGCGGGTCTCGTCGCCTTCCACGTCGTCCATCGTGATGATAAAGTTCTGGCCCTTCTGCAGGGTGGCCGAGCCGTTCGTGAAGCGTGCCGTGCGGATCTTGGGGCCCTGCAGGTCCTGCAGGATGCCGATGGTGAGGCCCTTCTTGGCGGCCAGTTCGCGAACCATGGTGTACGTGGCGCGGTGGTCGTCGTGCGAGCCGTGCGAGAAGTTCATGCGGACGACGTTCACGCCCGCGTCCATCATCTGGCTGAGGATTTCGGGGTCGCGGCTGGCGGGGCCGATGGTGGCGACGATCTTGGTGGCGCGGTCAAAGTGCTTCATGCGGGTTCTCCAGTACGGAAGCCCTGGAACAGCTTCCATTGAGGGCCGGGGTCGTGCAGCGGGTTGGGCCATGGGCCGCCCCGGAGGGTCGACTCACAGCCCAACCGTTCACGGACAGTGCCTTACTTGTTCAGGGCCTTGCGGCCCAGG
Encoded here:
- the pyk gene encoding pyruvate kinase; its protein translation is MKHFDRATKIVATIGPASRDPEILSQMMDAGVNVVRMNFSHGSHDDHRATYTMVRELAAKKGLTIGILQDLQGPKIRTARFTNGSATLQKGQNFIITMDDVEGDETRVGSTYKGLAGDVYPGMDLLLDDGNMALRVESVKGNDIHTTVVVGGVLKNNKGINVPQAELSVPAMSDKDVEDMAFGAELGVDWVALSFVRSRDDLLLARHYLSRYGSKAKLMAKIEKPQAVDRFEDILKEVDGIMVARGDLGVEMRAEQVPVIQKRLIRACREVGKPVITATQMLESMVTLPRPTRAEASDVANAIFDGTDAVMLSAESAAGMYPIEAVAMMDRIAREVEASTEYKLLQAQEIDTSLAQDAIAQAACNIGEGLSVPVIVSFTKTGGAAARISKNRPKLAILALTPNEQTRNQLALAWGVVPMLSEDPRDTDDMVRIANQELKRSQLADVGDRYVITAGVPFGVQGTTNMIRVEKLRESGRSI